One window from the genome of Candidatus Bathyarchaeota archaeon encodes:
- a CDS encoding PIN domain-containing protein → MNSEGKMSKANYDTRFLIEYYYSKDGEVLRKIKEELRGTRRKYISAVVIHEIYQLTLKKEGRETAILRAALLEKDFRIVNVDAEIAKTSAELRHKYGIPMADTIIAATSLSLNAKCLTDDPHLRSIKEMETKWI, encoded by the coding sequence ATGAACTCAGAGGGGAAGATGTCCAAGGCTAACTATGACACCAGGTTCTTAATCGAATACTACTACTCTAAGGATGGCGAGGTGCTCCGAAAAATCAAGGAGGAGTTGAGGGGGACTAGGAGGAAATATATTTCAGCCGTAGTGATCCACGAAATCTATCAGTTAACGCTTAAAAAGGAAGGACGTGAAACAGCGATTTTAAGGGCTGCCCTCTTAGAAAAGGATTTCCGGATAGTCAACGTGGACGCCGAGATCGCGAAGACCTCCGCCGAATTGAGGCATAAATATGGGATACCGATGGCCGACACCATAATAGCGGCTACAAGCCTCTCATTAAATGCAAAATGCTTAACCGACGATCCACACCTCAGATCGATTAAAGAGATGGAAACCAAATGGATCTAA
- a CDS encoding AbrB/MazE/SpoVT family DNA-binding domain-containing protein, whose protein sequence is MKYEVVVTRKGQTTIPAKLREKYGIEEGDREVTEADEGILFKPGRSTLSLAGSGAEYASPEEMKRLLDELRGEDVQG, encoded by the coding sequence GTGAAATACGAAGTGGTGGTGACGAGGAAGGGACAGACGACCATCCCAGCTAAACTCAGGGAGAAGTATGGGATCGAGGAGGGGGACAGGGAAGTAACAGAAGCCGATGAGGGCATCCTATTTAAACCTGGGAGATCGACTTTGAGCCTCGCCGGATCCGGAGCGGAATACGCATCTCCGGAGGAGATGAAGAGGCTTCTAGATGAACTCAGAGGGGAAGATGTCCAAGGCTAA
- a CDS encoding CPBP family intramembrane metalloprotease, giving the protein MGGGRSEDGGLWLFFPVAFAWSWFFWFLQIRGLNLYAAPFGPSLTAFLLTYMRRGGGGVKELLRRGFDPRIGKMIWYVPIFLLMPGIAGFSLFLAWLSGEAVPELAVLSRPWLIPWNFAYIFFLGGPFQEEFGWRGYALPRLQMRCSALASSVAVGVVWALWHLPLNFMIQPPGPQYQAATGMLLGSTATMVFMSILFTWIYNNTGGSVFAALLFHTMVNLSTYVVFPVFETRTGPLYYLVSMMVVALIISVIFGVGRMVRGNACIGSTVLVVP; this is encoded by the coding sequence ATGGGGGGAGGCCGGTCCGAAGATGGTGGTTTATGGCTGTTCTTCCCGGTCGCCTTCGCGTGGTCCTGGTTCTTCTGGTTTCTGCAGATCCGGGGCTTGAACCTTTACGCGGCTCCCTTCGGCCCCTCCCTAACGGCTTTCCTGCTAACCTATATGCGTAGGGGAGGCGGAGGCGTGAAGGAACTATTGAGGAGGGGGTTCGACCCTAGGATTGGAAAGATGATATGGTATGTCCCGATATTCTTATTGATGCCGGGTATCGCCGGTTTCTCCCTCTTCTTGGCATGGTTGAGCGGGGAAGCGGTTCCTGAGCTTGCCGTGTTGTCTAGGCCTTGGCTGATCCCATGGAACTTCGCCTACATATTCTTCCTCGGAGGACCCTTCCAGGAGGAGTTTGGATGGAGGGGCTACGCGCTCCCCAGGCTTCAGATGCGCTGCTCCGCCCTCGCATCCAGCGTAGCGGTTGGGGTGGTGTGGGCTTTATGGCATCTACCGTTGAACTTTATGATCCAGCCTCCAGGGCCTCAATACCAAGCCGCTACGGGAATGCTCCTCGGCTCGACCGCCACCATGGTCTTCATGTCGATATTGTTCACTTGGATTTACAACAATACGGGCGGCAGCGTCTTCGCCGCCCTACTATTCCATACCATGGTGAACTTGTCAACGTACGTGGTTTTCCCGGTCTTCGAGACGAGGACGGGCCCCCTATATTATCTGGTCTCGATGATGGTAGTTGCCCTCATAATTTCGGTGATATTTGGAGTGGGGAGGATGGTTCGAGGAAATGCTTGTATTGGTAGTACCGTATTGGTAGTACCCTGA